In Chitinophagales bacterium, the following proteins share a genomic window:
- the mazG gene encoding nucleoside triphosphate pyrophosphohydrolase gives MQYSQSIERLRKIMDELREQCPWDKKQTAETLRIQTIEETYELADAILDDDWTGIKEELGDLLLHIVFYSKIGAEKNLFTLDDVIEGVCNKLVARHPHIYSSVLVENEQQVEQNWEQLKLKEGKKSILSGVPKSLPAVVKAVRLQGKTKQVGFEWDTTEQVREKVEEEMQELYEAVGTGEHEKIEDEFGDVMFALVNYARFVKVDPEIALERTNKKFIRRFQHIEKMAAEQNKALQEMTLEEMDALWNKAKEME, from the coding sequence ATGCAATATTCTCAATCGATAGAAAGGCTTAGGAAAATAATGGATGAACTCAGGGAGCAATGTCCCTGGGACAAAAAGCAAACAGCTGAAACTCTCAGGATACAAACCATAGAGGAAACCTATGAGCTGGCGGATGCTATACTGGATGACGACTGGACGGGCATAAAAGAAGAATTGGGAGATTTACTGCTGCATATTGTATTTTACAGTAAGATAGGTGCTGAAAAGAACCTGTTTACCCTGGATGACGTGATAGAGGGGGTGTGTAATAAGCTGGTGGCCCGTCACCCGCATATATACAGCAGTGTGCTGGTAGAGAATGAACAACAGGTGGAGCAGAACTGGGAGCAACTGAAACTGAAAGAGGGGAAGAAATCTATATTAAGTGGCGTACCTAAATCGTTGCCGGCAGTAGTAAAAGCTGTTCGCTTGCAGGGAAAGACCAAACAGGTAGGTTTTGAATGGGATACGACAGAACAGGTGCGCGAGAAGGTAGAGGAAGAAATGCAGGAACTGTATGAAGCGGTAGGCACTGGCGAGCATGAAAAGATCGAAGATGAGTTTGGTGATGTAATGTTCGCACTGGTCAACTATGCCCGCTTTGTAAAAGTAGACCCGGAAATTGCATTAGAGAGAACCAACAAAAAATTCATACGCCGTTTTCAACACATTGAAAAAATGGCCGCTGAGCAAAATAAGGCTTTGCAGGAGATGACCCTTGAAGAGATGGACGCTTTATGGAACAAGGCTAAAGAAATGGAATAG
- a CDS encoding UbiX family flavin prenyltransferase, translated as MKIAVAMTGASGAIYAKVLLDTLLKLKDKIDEVSLIWTDNAYTVWEHELGNEDYKHYPYKIWSKNDFMAPFASGSSSYSALIICPCSMGTAGRIAAGISNDLITRAADVMLKERRKLVCIVRETPYSLVHLRNMTTITEAGGIICPATPSFYSKPATVEEVAYTVVHRALHLAGIETDGYKWQEN; from the coding sequence ATGAAGATAGCTGTAGCAATGACAGGAGCCAGTGGAGCTATATATGCGAAGGTTTTATTGGATACGCTGTTAAAACTGAAGGATAAGATAGATGAGGTGAGCCTGATCTGGACGGACAATGCATACACGGTATGGGAACATGAGTTGGGCAATGAGGACTATAAGCATTACCCTTATAAAATATGGAGTAAGAACGACTTTATGGCGCCATTTGCTTCCGGTAGCTCTTCTTACAGCGCTCTTATCATCTGTCCTTGCAGTATGGGTACTGCCGGACGTATAGCCGCAGGCATCAGCAACGACCTGATAACCCGTGCTGCTGACGTGATGCTGAAAGAACGCCGCAAGCTGGTGTGTATAGTACGTGAAACACCATACAGCCTGGTGCACTTGCGCAATATGACAACCATTACAGAAGCAGGCGGTATCATATGCCCGGCTACACCATCATTTTATAGCAAACCTGCTACAGTAGAAGAAGTAGCTTATACTGTAGTGCATCGTGCGCTACACCTTGCCGGAATAGAAACAGATGGTTATAAATGGCAGGAAAATTAA
- a CDS encoding DUF255 domain-containing protein produces MRHIILMLVAITVMTTHVFAGGNEKGGINWMTWDEVQVAMKKEPRKVWVDVYTDWCGWCKVMDKKTFSNPEVIKYMNKHFYAVKFNAEAPQDIMFQGTQYGMEGNVNKLASKLLNDNMSYPTMVIMEENFANPQPVPGYMPVSNIEMIMKYLGEGIYKTQKFEDYTKAFKPEWEKPEAQQG; encoded by the coding sequence ATGAGACACATAATATTGATGCTGGTAGCTATAACTGTGATGACTACGCACGTCTTTGCAGGTGGCAACGAAAAGGGCGGCATCAACTGGATGACATGGGATGAAGTGCAGGTGGCCATGAAGAAAGAACCTCGCAAAGTATGGGTGGACGTATATACCGATTGGTGCGGCTGGTGTAAAGTGATGGACAAAAAAACCTTCAGTAATCCCGAGGTGATAAAATATATGAACAAACACTTTTATGCAGTGAAGTTCAATGCTGAAGCACCCCAGGACATCATGTTCCAGGGAACTCAATACGGCATGGAAGGCAATGTAAATAAACTGGCCAGCAAGTTATTGAATGATAATATGTCTTATCCGACGATGGTGATCATGGAGGAGAATTTTGCCAATCCGCAACCCGTGCCGGGATATATGCCGGTTTCCAACATAGAAATGATCATGAAATACCTTGGTGAAGGAATCTACAAAACACAGAAGTTTGAAGACTATACAAAAGCCTTCAAACCTGAATGGGAGAAGCCTGAAGCGCAACAAGGATAA
- the nth gene encoding endonuclease III encodes MTKKERYEFVINWFKEHMPVAETELEYENPYQLLVAVILSAQCTDKRVNIVTPALFKAFPTPNLLAKAEFEDVEPYIRSVTFANNKTKHLIGMGKMLVEDFGGEVPDTVDELVKLPGVGRKTANVITSVIFHQPNMAVDTHVFRVSARIGLTTNAKNVLQAEKQLVANIPKELIHKAHHWLILHGRYTCTARNPKCKECGLTSICKFYKTDMRHIIEAS; translated from the coding sequence ATGACTAAAAAAGAGCGGTACGAGTTTGTTATCAATTGGTTCAAAGAACATATGCCTGTGGCAGAAACAGAACTGGAGTATGAAAACCCTTATCAACTGCTGGTGGCCGTAATACTATCGGCACAGTGCACAGACAAACGCGTGAATATTGTTACGCCCGCACTGTTCAAAGCATTCCCAACACCCAACCTGCTGGCCAAGGCGGAATTTGAAGATGTGGAACCCTACATACGCAGTGTAACCTTTGCCAACAATAAAACCAAACACCTGATAGGCATGGGCAAGATGCTGGTAGAGGATTTTGGCGGCGAGGTACCTGACACGGTGGATGAACTGGTGAAACTCCCCGGTGTAGGCCGCAAAACGGCTAATGTCATCACTTCAGTAATTTTCCATCAACCCAATATGGCTGTTGATACACATGTATTTCGTGTATCGGCACGCATAGGACTGACCACCAATGCAAAGAATGTGCTGCAGGCAGAAAAGCAATTAGTGGCCAACATACCAAAGGAACTGATACACAAAGCGCATCACTGGCTGATATTGCACGGGCGCTATACGTGTACAGCCCGCAATCCTAAGTGTAAAGAATGCGGGCTGACGAGTATCTGTAAATTCTATAAAACGGATATGAGGCATATCATTGAAGCCTCATAA